The Terriglobia bacterium genome includes a region encoding these proteins:
- a CDS encoding helix-turn-helix domain-containing protein translates to MNSEMQSSSNPNPAPEDSEVYWEYYVDAEKAAEFLGVDLVTVHCWAEEGRIPAQPMNDRDRQGWRFLVSELEAWLDHAIKVAQPFGASDHGCNSQPVTERRWTTKAPCPEENELLRARYAAVGRTH, encoded by the coding sequence ATGAACTCTGAGATGCAGTCCAGTTCCAATCCCAACCCCGCTCCCGAAGACAGCGAAGTCTACTGGGAGTATTACGTGGACGCCGAGAAAGCCGCTGAATTCCTCGGCGTTGATCTCGTGACTGTTCATTGCTGGGCCGAAGAAGGCCGTATTCCGGCTCAACCGATGAACGACCGTGACCGACAGGGTTGGCGTTTTCTCGTGTCCGAACTCGAGGCTTGGCTAGACCATGCGATAAAAGTGGCTCAACCCTTTGGCGCAAGCGACCACGGATGCAATTCTCAACCAGTAACAGAACGGAGGTGGACTACAAAGGCGCCGTGTCCGGAGGAGAACGAACTTCTGCGGGCGCGCTACGCGGCGGTGGGCCGAACCCACTAA
- a CDS encoding recombinase family protein: MNNPDVMRCAIYARYSSNLQRDTSIEDQIRMCREYASRQDGWIVVDEFVRSDRAITAASLAGRDALQSFVEAAKQNPRPFDRLLVDDTSRFARNVEDSLRTVKILEFNGVHVVAISQGIDSQNKSARQLLTLHGMMDEQFLVGLADKVHRGQEGRVLKGLVSGGRCFGYRNVPIEDPSKLAKYGRRAVIGVRLEINEVEAAIVRRIFKMSAEGMSYARIAKTLNGEGVLSPMPSRKNRQRSWCTSSIFEMLHNERYHGVHVWNRTRKERNPETGRKVSRPRPESEWKRVDVPEWRIVPEDLWVAVQERLRERNAAFASAGASGVAKHQQYLFSGFLVCGECGAKLVIASGTACVQEIRMSELQVSGNVQQLRNDPC, from the coding sequence GTGAATAATCCCGACGTGATGCGCTGCGCAATCTATGCTCGTTACTCCTCTAACCTCCAGCGAGATACCTCGATCGAAGATCAGATCCGTATGTGCCGAGAATATGCGAGCCGGCAAGACGGATGGATCGTTGTGGACGAGTTTGTCCGCTCAGACCGCGCAATTACAGCAGCATCTCTCGCAGGCAGGGATGCCCTCCAAAGTTTCGTAGAGGCGGCGAAGCAAAATCCGCGCCCCTTCGACCGCCTGCTGGTAGACGATACTTCACGATTTGCGCGCAATGTCGAGGATTCTCTCCGCACCGTCAAGATCCTCGAGTTCAATGGCGTCCATGTCGTGGCAATCAGCCAGGGCATAGACTCTCAGAATAAATCCGCTCGTCAGTTGTTGACCCTGCACGGAATGATGGACGAACAATTCCTTGTGGGACTGGCTGATAAAGTTCATCGTGGTCAAGAAGGCCGCGTACTAAAGGGTTTAGTTTCTGGTGGCCGCTGCTTTGGATATCGCAATGTGCCAATCGAAGATCCATCGAAGCTCGCCAAGTACGGTCGTCGCGCTGTGATCGGTGTCCGCCTCGAAATCAACGAGGTCGAAGCTGCAATCGTCCGGCGAATTTTCAAGATGTCCGCTGAGGGGATGAGCTACGCCCGCATCGCAAAGACGTTGAACGGCGAAGGAGTACTTTCTCCGATGCCGTCGCGTAAGAACCGCCAGCGCTCGTGGTGTACATCTTCGATCTTCGAGATGCTTCACAATGAGCGCTACCACGGGGTTCATGTTTGGAACCGTACTCGAAAAGAGCGCAACCCGGAGACCGGTCGGAAGGTCAGTAGGCCGCGGCCGGAGTCGGAATGGAAGCGAGTGGATGTTCCGGAGTGGCGTATTGTACCGGAAGACTTGTGGGTCGCAGTTCAGGAACGGCTCCGGGAAAGGAACGCTGCCTTCGCTAGTGCTGGTGCGAGTGGCGTAGCCAAGCATCAACAGTATCTCTTCAGCGGATTCCTGGTCTGTGGCGAATGCGGAGCAAAGCTTGTCATCGCGTCAGGAACTGCGTGCGTACAAGAAATACGGATGTCCGAACTACAGGTTTCGGGGAACGTGCAACAACTCCGTAATGATCCGTGTTGA
- a CDS encoding carboxypeptidase-like regulatory domain-containing protein encodes MVRRLGLLLIAMTIAAGASAAVNPGVISGYVKNSAGVPQMGATVEVLSLAAPIIARTDADGHYTLRGLLPGLYAIKVTAPSFLPSIREKINLQSGSSMVVNVTLNTLFEAINLLPKTSSSPEDQDDWKWTLRSMANRPVLRLSDDGPLVVVSDSDNENDKVLKAKVSFMAGSDGEAYSTPEMATNFAIEQSIFSTGTLGFDGSVETGTTTPSAIFRASFKHRMDNGSEPEIAITARRFVTPQLVSGRSSLQALAMSMSDSTTIGSALELNYGSELQTIQFIGTATAFRPFGSADLHLGKNTIVEYRYESSVPNMRHVKGFDSAPMDLSESGPRVSLVDSRQAIERAHHNEVSVTHRFGKNTVEAAYYSDRIENPVITGVSDQYWGDGDVLPDIYGGTFNYNGGELNTRGMRLVYQRKLTDKISATLDYATGGVLALPGEGWALADVRDGLRTERRHALAAKVSGQVPGSNTRWIASYRWTSGDALTPVDLFNVSPGQTDPFFNVFVRQPIPGWHFIPTGMDALIDIRNLMAQGYHPVMGQDGQTVYLVQTARSIRGGVSFTF; translated from the coding sequence ATGGTGCGCAGGCTCGGATTGCTGCTGATAGCAATGACGATAGCGGCAGGTGCGTCCGCCGCCGTTAATCCGGGTGTGATCTCCGGGTACGTGAAGAACTCCGCCGGGGTGCCCCAGATGGGCGCAACGGTAGAGGTGCTTTCGCTGGCCGCGCCGATCATCGCGAGAACCGACGCCGATGGTCACTACACGTTGAGAGGACTGCTGCCCGGTCTCTACGCAATCAAGGTTACTGCTCCGTCGTTCCTGCCCTCGATCCGAGAGAAGATTAACTTGCAATCCGGCTCCAGCATGGTCGTCAACGTCACGTTGAACACCTTGTTCGAGGCCATCAACCTCCTGCCCAAAACGAGTTCCTCGCCGGAAGACCAGGACGACTGGAAGTGGACTCTACGTTCGATGGCGAATCGTCCAGTGTTGCGTCTCTCCGATGATGGGCCGCTCGTAGTTGTTTCTGATTCCGATAACGAGAACGACAAGGTATTGAAGGCCAAGGTGTCGTTCATGGCCGGCAGCGATGGCGAAGCCTACAGCACGCCGGAAATGGCGACGAACTTCGCGATCGAGCAATCAATCTTCTCGACGGGAACGCTGGGATTTGACGGCAGCGTTGAGACGGGCACGACGACGCCTTCGGCTATTTTCCGCGCCTCATTCAAGCATCGCATGGATAACGGTTCGGAGCCGGAAATCGCGATAACGGCACGGCGCTTTGTGACACCGCAACTGGTTTCCGGGCGCTCGTCCCTGCAGGCGCTGGCGATGTCAATGTCAGACTCGACGACGATCGGCAGCGCGCTCGAGTTGAACTACGGAAGCGAACTGCAGACGATCCAGTTCATTGGGACAGCAACGGCATTCCGGCCATTTGGATCGGCGGACCTGCATCTCGGCAAGAACACGATTGTCGAATACCGGTACGAGAGTTCGGTGCCGAACATGCGGCACGTGAAGGGCTTCGATTCGGCGCCGATGGATCTGAGCGAATCAGGACCACGTGTGAGCCTGGTCGATTCGCGACAGGCGATTGAGCGGGCACACCACAATGAAGTGTCAGTCACTCATCGCTTCGGAAAGAATACCGTTGAGGCCGCTTATTACTCGGATCGAATCGAGAATCCGGTGATTACCGGGGTTTCCGACCAATACTGGGGCGATGGGGACGTTCTGCCGGATATCTACGGCGGTACCTTTAACTACAACGGTGGCGAGTTGAATACGCGCGGCATGCGCCTGGTGTACCAGCGCAAACTGACGGACAAGATCAGCGCAACCCTGGACTATGCGACGGGCGGCGTGCTGGCATTGCCGGGTGAAGGCTGGGCGTTGGCGGATGTCCGAGACGGACTACGCACGGAACGGCGTCACGCGCTGGCGGCAAAGGTTTCGGGTCAGGTGCCGGGATCGAACACCCGGTGGATCGCGTCTTATCGATGGACGAGCGGAGATGCGCTTACGCCGGTGGATCTGTTCAACGTGTCCCCGGGACAGACGGATCCGTTCTTCAATGTCTTCGTTCGTCAACCGATACCGGGGTGGCATTTCATTCCAACTGGGATGGACGCGTTGATCGACATTCGTAACCTCATGGCGCAGGGCTATCATCCGGTGATGGGCCAGGACGGCCAGACGGTGTACCTGGTGCAAACAGCGCGGTCGATCCGCGGCGGAGTATCGTTCACGTTCTAG
- a CDS encoding GWxTD domain-containing protein, producing the protein MRFAKIRFLLVLAVSLILSTGSLWAQDKTADGKDKKDAQDASAQQEQDPLKRPLTEKQKKQQAKKLYQELSKTYKTWLNEDVAYIITPEERQAFLQLSNDEERDQFIEQFWLRRDPTPDTPENEYKEEHYARIAYANEHFAAGIPGWKTDRGRIYIMYGKPDEIDSHPSGGLYNRDISEGGGTTSTYPFEDWRYRYIAGIGNEVIIEFVDKCMCNEYKLSIDPNEKDALLNVPGAGLTTAEEMGLSNKSDRILGTNQNYGNHGINSTTGGDEFSRIELLAKLNTPPPVKFKDLEEVVTHKIRTNMMPFDVRTDFVRVTSDTVLTPITIQMKNKDITFVDKDGVQRGTVNIFGRLTTISGRVAQTFEDTVQVDVPAELLPRTIENSSVYWKALPLRPGMYKLDVVLKDVNGDRTGWYSRGIRVPEYNEDRLSNSSLILADLMEKVAAKNVGTGSFVIGQTKVRPRVEPADGKPATFKRNQSLNLWMQVYNLAMSDKTKRPDATFEYDIVNQQTNKSVLHVVESTAQMVNPGEQVTLEKTMALNSLDPGLYRLTVKVHDNVSGQDISPAARFAVE; encoded by the coding sequence ATGCGGTTCGCGAAGATACGTTTTTTATTGGTACTAGCAGTTAGTCTCATTCTATCCACCGGGAGTCTTTGGGCTCAGGATAAGACCGCGGACGGCAAGGACAAGAAGGACGCGCAGGATGCATCGGCCCAGCAGGAGCAGGACCCACTCAAACGCCCTCTGACGGAAAAGCAGAAAAAGCAACAGGCCAAGAAGCTTTACCAGGAGTTGAGCAAGACCTACAAAACGTGGCTCAACGAAGACGTGGCATACATTATTACGCCGGAAGAGCGGCAGGCTTTCCTGCAGTTGTCGAACGACGAGGAACGGGACCAATTCATCGAGCAATTCTGGCTGCGTCGCGACCCCACCCCGGATACTCCAGAAAACGAATACAAGGAAGAGCACTATGCCCGCATCGCATACGCAAACGAACATTTCGCTGCGGGTATTCCGGGATGGAAGACGGACCGCGGGCGCATTTACATCATGTACGGAAAGCCCGACGAGATCGACTCGCACCCGAGCGGTGGCTTGTATAACCGCGACATCAGTGAAGGCGGTGGCACAACATCCACTTATCCATTCGAGGACTGGCGTTATCGTTATATCGCGGGGATCGGGAACGAGGTCATCATCGAGTTCGTCGATAAGTGCATGTGCAACGAGTACAAGCTGTCGATTGATCCCAACGAAAAAGACGCTCTGCTGAACGTTCCGGGTGCAGGCCTGACGACAGCCGAAGAGATGGGCTTGTCGAACAAGTCGGATCGCATCCTGGGAACGAATCAGAATTACGGCAATCATGGGATCAACAGCACGACTGGCGGAGACGAGTTCAGCCGTATCGAACTGCTGGCGAAATTGAATACGCCTCCGCCGGTGAAGTTCAAAGACCTGGAAGAAGTGGTCACGCACAAGATCCGCACGAACATGATGCCGTTTGACGTGCGCACTGACTTCGTGCGCGTGACCAGTGACACGGTTCTGACGCCGATCACGATTCAGATGAAGAACAAGGACATCACCTTCGTCGATAAAGACGGTGTCCAGCGCGGGACAGTGAATATCTTCGGGCGGTTGACGACGATATCAGGCAGAGTCGCGCAGACATTCGAAGATACGGTCCAGGTGGATGTCCCAGCCGAGTTGCTGCCGAGGACGATTGAGAACTCTTCGGTTTACTGGAAGGCACTGCCGTTGAGGCCGGGCATGTACAAGCTGGATGTGGTGCTGAAGGACGTCAATGGCGACCGGACCGGCTGGTACAGCAGAGGAATCCGTGTTCCGGAATACAATGAAGACAGGCTCTCGAACTCTTCGCTGATCCTGGCAGACTTGATGGAGAAAGTAGCTGCCAAGAATGTCGGCACGGGCAGCTTCGTAATTGGACAGACGAAGGTGCGTCCGAGAGTAGAACCTGCTGACGGAAAACCTGCAACATTTAAGCGGAACCAGAGTCTTAACTTGTGGATGCAGGTCTACAACCTGGCCATGAGCGACAAGACGAAGCGGCCGGACGCTACGTTCGAATACGATATTGTTAACCAGCAGACCAACAAATCAGTGCTGCACGTGGTAGAATCCACGGCTCAGATGGTGAATCCAGGCGAGCAGGTCACTCTGGAAAAAACCATGGCGCTCAATAGTTTAGACCCAGGGCTCTACCGCTTGACGGTCAAAGTGCACGATAATGTATCCGGTCAGGATATCTCTCCGGCGGCGAGATTTGCCGTAGAGTAG
- a CDS encoding efflux RND transporter periplasmic adaptor subunit, with amino-acid sequence MTTSKKVLIGVGVVAVLGIVVAVTVKLARRGVVEVQTGRVARLDLASTVTASGEIKPKTYANIGANAFGKITKIYVREGDHVKKGQLLAQIENVQPESDVQASRASLDASQKDYIAAVAAVNTNRADLDRAKADLEQKSLDYRRAQQLLKDALIPRSDFETRKAAYETSVAGLEQAKARVAQAQAQLESAKGHISQNRASLRRADDALSKTTYLAPFDGTVTNLPVREGETVVVGIQNSPGSTLMTVADMGVITAEVQVDETDIVNVKLDQPAEVSIDAIPKKKFRGVVTQIGDNAILRSTGVSTAQTTGSSQEAKDFKVVITLENPPANLRPGLSATAKITTATRQNVVTIPIQALTIRQRSELEKKSKDKSAVQAAAPTTPEEQAKAKEEIQGVFVIRNGKAQFVPVETGITGTTDIEVTKGLKEGDEIVTGSYKVLRTLRNGASVKINNSAPKPIEE; translated from the coding sequence ATGACTACATCGAAAAAGGTACTCATAGGCGTCGGTGTTGTGGCTGTGCTCGGGATCGTGGTTGCAGTGACTGTTAAGTTGGCGCGGAGGGGTGTAGTCGAAGTTCAGACAGGAAGGGTCGCGCGTCTCGACCTGGCATCTACGGTCACCGCTTCCGGAGAGATTAAGCCCAAGACTTATGCCAACATTGGCGCTAACGCCTTCGGAAAGATCACGAAGATTTACGTGAGGGAAGGCGACCACGTAAAGAAAGGCCAATTGCTTGCTCAGATCGAAAACGTACAACCCGAATCCGACGTGCAGGCCTCTCGAGCGTCCCTGGATGCTTCGCAGAAGGACTATATAGCCGCCGTCGCCGCGGTGAACACCAACCGCGCCGATCTCGACCGTGCCAAAGCCGACCTCGAGCAGAAGAGTTTGGACTACAGGCGCGCACAGCAGCTCCTGAAAGACGCGCTCATTCCCAGGTCTGATTTCGAAACCCGCAAGGCAGCCTATGAGACCTCGGTCGCCGGCCTCGAACAGGCTAAGGCCCGCGTCGCTCAGGCGCAGGCACAACTTGAGTCTGCTAAGGGACACATCAGCCAGAACCGGGCATCTCTGAGGCGGGCCGACGACGCCCTCAGCAAGACCACATATCTCGCTCCCTTCGACGGCACCGTGACGAACCTCCCTGTTCGCGAAGGCGAAACCGTTGTTGTAGGCATTCAGAACTCGCCCGGATCCACCCTGATGACCGTTGCCGATATGGGCGTCATCACCGCTGAAGTGCAGGTAGATGAAACCGATATCGTCAACGTAAAACTCGATCAGCCGGCCGAAGTCTCCATCGACGCCATCCCGAAGAAGAAGTTTCGGGGCGTCGTTACTCAGATAGGAGACAATGCCATCCTGCGTTCGACTGGCGTTTCTACCGCACAGACTACCGGAAGCAGCCAGGAAGCTAAAGACTTCAAGGTTGTGATCACGCTGGAGAATCCCCCGGCCAATCTTCGCCCCGGTCTGAGCGCCACCGCGAAAATTACGACCGCCACTCGTCAAAACGTGGTCACAATTCCGATCCAGGCCCTGACCATCCGCCAGCGTAGCGAACTCGAGAAGAAGAGCAAAGACAAGTCCGCCGTGCAGGCTGCCGCTCCAACCACTCCCGAGGAGCAGGCCAAGGCCAAGGAAGAGATCCAGGGCGTGTTCGTCATTCGCAACGGCAAGGCTCAGTTTGTGCCCGTCGAGACCGGCATTACTGGCACCACCGACATCGAAGTAACCAAGGGGCTAAAAGAGGGCGACGAGATCGTCACTGGCAGCTACAAGGTGCTGCGCACGCTGCGCAACGGCGCCAGCGTCAAAATAAATAACTCCGCGCCGAAGCCGATCGAAGAGTAG
- a CDS encoding ABC transporter ATP-binding protein has protein sequence MATQTASTAELKVPPTNCMICTEDLWKTYDMGSEQQVHALRGVNLQIARNEYVAIMGPSGSGKSTLMNLIGCLDTPSKGNYWLNGQLVSSLDDDELAHIRNKEIGFVFQTFNLLARATALHNVELPLIYAGMPSEQRLARAKEALEEVGMGHRMSHKPNELSGGQRQRVAIARALVNNPSIILADEPTGNLDSQTGVEIMALFDRLQSEGNTIVLVTHEHDIAEYAHRVINIKDGVVAGDHKTARAKN, from the coding sequence ATGGCGACGCAAACTGCGAGCACGGCAGAACTCAAGGTACCACCGACAAATTGCATGATCTGCACCGAGGACCTTTGGAAGACCTACGACATGGGTTCCGAACAGCAGGTCCACGCTCTCCGAGGTGTGAATCTTCAGATCGCGCGCAACGAGTACGTCGCCATCATGGGGCCATCCGGTTCCGGAAAATCCACGCTGATGAACCTCATCGGGTGCCTCGACACGCCAAGCAAAGGCAATTACTGGCTCAACGGTCAACTCGTGAGTTCACTCGACGACGACGAACTTGCTCATATTCGCAACAAGGAAATCGGGTTCGTTTTCCAGACCTTCAACCTGCTCGCCCGCGCCACAGCGTTGCACAACGTCGAATTGCCGCTGATCTACGCCGGCATGCCGTCCGAACAACGCCTCGCCCGCGCCAAGGAAGCTCTCGAGGAGGTCGGCATGGGGCACCGCATGTCTCACAAGCCGAACGAACTCTCCGGCGGACAGCGCCAGCGCGTTGCCATCGCCCGCGCCCTTGTCAACAACCCGTCCATCATTCTCGCCGACGAACCCACCGGCAACCTCGATTCACAGACCGGCGTCGAGATTATGGCGCTCTTCGACCGCCTTCAGTCCGAAGGGAATACTATCGTCCTGGTTACCCACGAACACGACATCGCCGAATACGCGCACCGTGTCATCAACATCAAGGACGGCGTAGTCGCAGGCGACCACAAAACCGCCCGGGCAAAGAACTAG
- a CDS encoding penicillin-binding transpeptidase domain-containing protein, with protein MTRRLLPIALFSVLVSLFLTSAFAASVSTKRYKKSSQKVAESKRAKRRISHLRHSRTVARATAVRTRRRVVSRRSRRHRYYERFTASSFTNQNLGAGDVTAGEDPVVRAAAIEALGNYNGTVVAINPSNGRILAMVNQKLALSQGATPCSTIKLSVALAALSEGIVTKDTKVSLGKHWSIDMTQALAHSNNAYFEALGRKLGFERVQRYAHEFGLGELAGYDIPGEHLGTYPDEVLPAKLGGVGRMCSFGEGVSMTPLQLGAMVAAMANGGTLYYLQHPTTPQQIANFQPKVKRYLNIAPLLPEVQPGMMGAVQYGTARSVRYNFSEEQILGKTGTCSKAGTRFGWFASYADTQFGRIVTVVFLEGGRPTFGPKAAEIAGKMYRDLYDHSYFAERASVKNSDGNAIGATQ; from the coding sequence ATGACACGACGTTTGCTCCCTATCGCCCTTTTTTCCGTGCTGGTGTCGCTGTTCTTGACCAGCGCGTTTGCCGCTTCGGTCTCCACCAAGCGTTACAAGAAATCATCGCAGAAAGTTGCCGAGAGCAAGAGGGCGAAGAGACGTATCAGCCATCTGCGACACAGCCGAACGGTGGCGAGAGCGACGGCAGTTCGCACGAGGCGCCGGGTAGTGTCGCGACGCTCGCGGCGGCATCGCTATTATGAGCGCTTCACGGCGAGTTCGTTCACGAATCAGAACCTCGGAGCGGGTGATGTGACGGCCGGAGAGGACCCGGTAGTTCGCGCGGCGGCGATCGAGGCGCTGGGCAATTACAACGGGACGGTGGTCGCCATTAATCCGTCGAATGGACGGATACTGGCGATGGTAAACCAGAAGCTGGCGCTCTCGCAGGGTGCGACGCCATGTTCGACGATCAAGCTGTCGGTGGCGCTGGCCGCGCTGAGCGAAGGGATTGTAACGAAAGACACAAAGGTTTCGCTGGGCAAGCACTGGTCGATCGACATGACCCAGGCGCTGGCACACTCGAACAATGCGTATTTCGAGGCACTGGGCCGCAAGCTTGGTTTCGAGCGAGTGCAGCGCTACGCGCACGAATTCGGACTGGGCGAACTGGCAGGGTATGACATTCCGGGCGAGCACCTGGGAACGTATCCCGATGAGGTTCTGCCGGCGAAGTTGGGCGGCGTAGGCAGGATGTGCTCGTTTGGAGAAGGGGTTTCGATGACGCCGCTGCAACTTGGCGCGATGGTTGCAGCGATGGCGAACGGCGGCACGCTTTACTACCTGCAGCATCCGACGACACCGCAGCAGATCGCTAACTTCCAGCCAAAGGTGAAACGGTATTTGAACATCGCTCCGCTGCTCCCGGAGGTTCAGCCGGGCATGATGGGAGCGGTGCAATACGGAACGGCGCGCAGCGTGCGGTACAACTTCAGCGAAGAACAGATTCTCGGCAAGACAGGCACCTGCTCGAAGGCGGGGACACGCTTCGGATGGTTCGCGTCATACGCGGACACGCAGTTCGGACGGATCGTGACTGTGGTCTTCCTGGAAGGTGGCCGTCCCACGTTTGGGCCGAAAGCGGCGGAGATCGCCGGGAAGATGTATCGCGACCTGTATGACCACAGCTATTTCGCGGAACGCGCGTCGGTGAAGAACTCGGACGGGAATGCGATAGGGGCGACGCAGTAG
- the ftsZ gene encoding cell division protein FtsZ, giving the protein MTEEKDIRISFHEDPRNNAKIKVVGVGGGGGNAVNRMIEAKVEGVDFIVANTDLQALQMSRAPIKIQLGVKLTNGLGAGANPEIGRKAALEDADQIIEALEGADMVFVTTGLGGGTGTGAAPIIASLASEMGALTVAVVTKPFAFEGKRRMSQAERGLAELIDSVDTVIVIPNEKLLAVAQDAGFFESFRVADDILRQGVQGISDIITIPGIINRDFADVKAIMAGMGYAVMGTATGRGNERTIEAANRAIASPLLEAGAIDGARGILINITGSSSLKLAEVNEASTIIQSAAHEDANIIFGAVLDEKMKDEVKITVIATGFKTEHMQRNRERVTSAAAAIAQQRTASVYTPNPRIEPRADRAAEARTEPVPEPVPATASAPEPVFRATPPTPVAPQRDTTTLDAVKSNVKAAFEEDDLDVPAFIRKQREHK; this is encoded by the coding sequence ATGACTGAAGAAAAGGACATCCGCATCTCGTTTCACGAGGATCCGCGCAACAACGCCAAGATCAAGGTGGTGGGCGTGGGCGGCGGCGGCGGAAACGCCGTCAATCGCATGATCGAGGCGAAGGTGGAGGGCGTGGATTTCATCGTCGCCAACACGGACTTGCAGGCGCTGCAGATGTCTCGTGCGCCGATCAAGATTCAACTCGGCGTGAAGCTGACGAACGGCCTCGGCGCGGGCGCCAACCCGGAGATCGGGCGGAAGGCGGCGCTGGAAGATGCCGACCAGATCATCGAAGCGCTGGAAGGCGCGGACATGGTGTTCGTGACGACGGGCCTGGGCGGCGGAACGGGAACGGGTGCGGCGCCGATCATTGCGTCGCTGGCGAGCGAGATGGGCGCGCTGACAGTTGCAGTGGTGACGAAGCCGTTCGCGTTCGAGGGCAAACGCCGCATGTCGCAGGCGGAGCGCGGACTGGCGGAACTGATCGATTCTGTGGACACAGTAATCGTCATCCCGAACGAGAAGCTTCTCGCCGTGGCGCAAGATGCGGGATTCTTCGAGTCTTTCCGCGTGGCCGATGACATTCTGCGACAAGGCGTGCAGGGAATTTCGGACATCATCACGATTCCGGGAATCATTAACCGCGACTTTGCAGACGTGAAGGCGATCATGGCCGGCATGGGTTACGCGGTCATGGGTACTGCGACGGGACGCGGCAACGAACGCACAATTGAAGCCGCCAATCGCGCGATCGCTTCCCCGCTACTCGAGGCGGGTGCCATCGATGGAGCGCGCGGCATCCTGATCAACATCACCGGATCGAGTTCCCTGAAGCTCGCAGAAGTGAACGAAGCCTCGACCATTATCCAGTCGGCGGCGCACGAGGACGCGAACATCATCTTCGGCGCGGTGCTGGACGAGAAGATGAAGGACGAAGTGAAGATCACGGTAATCGCGACCGGGTTCAAGACCGAGCACATGCAGCGAAACCGGGAGCGCGTTACCTCGGCTGCCGCAGCAATCGCTCAGCAAAGGACGGCATCGGTTTATACGCCGAATCCGCGGATCGAGCCGAGAGCGGATCGGGCCGCTGAGGCGCGTACGGAACCTGTGCCTGAGCCTGTTCCGGCAACGGCATCCGCACCGGAGCCGGTATTCCGCGCGACTCCGCCGACGCCGGTGGCGCCACAGCGTGACACGACAACGCTGGACGCGGTGAAAAGCAACGTCAAGGCGGCATTCGAAGAGGACGATCTGGATGTGCCGGCGTTCATCAGGAAACAGAGAGAACACAAGTAG